The sequence GGAGAACCTGTATGGACAGGGGAGTGAGAGTGCCCCCCCCAGTGGCGAGGAGTGTGATGCGGGTGAGTCTGAGCCCAGCAAGTGGCAGAGGACTGAGGTGgtggatgggaggaggggtgggctgGGACAAAGGAGGGCTGGGTGGGGTGGAGCCTGGGCTGAGGGGTGTCTACTCTgcaggctgcctgtccccggaggACGTGGACACCCTGCTGCAGCGCTGTGAGGGGGGCGTGGACGCTGCCCTGCAGTACGCCAAGAACATGGCCAAATACATGAAGGACCTCATCGGCTACCTGGAGAAGCGGAGCGCGCTGGGTGAGAGCTGGGGCCTGCAGGGTGGGGTCTGGCTGGAGGGCCCCTCTGCCCCCCTGCCCTCACACCCCTTCCCCTGCAGAGATGGACTTTGCCAAAGGCCTGCAGAAGATCGTCCAGAACTGCAGACAGAGTGTCATGCAGGAGGTGGGGAACTTGGGGggagtgtgtgggtgggtggggcatCGGGCAGGGTTCCTCAGGCCTGGATGTAAGTCTCAATACCTCCAGGATGAACTGGAAGAAAGGGGTTTCCAGACTGTACAAGGGCGGTTAAGGGAGCAGGGGGGCTCCTGGCCCACCCCCACGTGACCCTGACGCCGGCCCCACCCCACAGCCGCACATGCCCCTCCTGTCCATCTACTCACTGGCACTAGAACAGGACCTGGAGTTTGGCCACGGCCTGGTGCAGGCAGTGGGCACGCTGCTGACCCAGACCTTCATGCAGGTAGGCTGCACCTGGGAGGGTGGGTGGAATGGAGGGTGCCGGGGTCCCCACTCACACTTGTCTCCCCCAAGCCCCTGAATCTGCGGCGGCTCGAGCATGAGAAGCGCAGGAAGGAGATCAAGGAGTCCTGGCACCGCGCCCAGAGGAAGCTGGTACCACGGGTGGGGCACGGGGGCTGGGAGGGGCCAGGGCAGCCAGCTCGCGCGTGTGCAGTCCTCTGGTACGCACCCAGATGAAGATTTCCCAAGTTTTGCCGACATCGTGCAGAGTGCCCTGTGCCCACGTGAGGCAGGTCCTGCCTCCAAGTTGCTTCAGGCTCCTGACCTCCAGGCTGTGGCAGGAAAGGCCCTAGCCCTGGCCCTGGGGCCCCCCTCAGTGTCAGAGTTTGCTGTCACAGGGGAACACTGTGGCTGCCAGGAGCAGGTCTGGGGTAGACCAAACGGGCTCATCCAGGTCTGGTGGATGCTCCAGGTTCTTCCTCCAGGTTACTCTTCTCACCTCTTTTTGGGCAGTTCCAAAGGCACTAGTATCTTTTGTGTTGCTTTTTAGATGTGTTAACAGGGTCGGTGGTGAAACCAGCTCCAGTTAGTGGAGTCCTGTGGCTCTGTCTAGCATGTCTGGCAAATGCCCCTCTCCCCAACTTTTGCACACCTGATGACAGCTTGCCAAGTACCCCTTCTGCTTCTGAGCTTTTAAATACACCTCCACATTCAGGGACTTGCCCCGTCTCAGTCCACGTGAAACCCCTCCTGCCTTTTTCTTAGCTAGGTATTCTCAGCTACAGAGCCACATGGCGTATTTCAGTACATCCCTATTGATGGAGTTTAGTTGTGGTTGAGCTGTTGCTGTTTCAGACATCACTGCTGTGATGAGCTTTTGCCCCTGTTACTCAGACCTGTGACCTAGCATTCATCTCAGATCAGTGCCCAAAAGATAATGGCTGGGTCATAGGGGATGAGAGGGAGGCTGACCTCCAGAGCCACAACCAAGCTCTTCCTCTTCTATGAGCTCTCAGTTCATATCCTTTGTTCACCTTGGACTGGACAGTAGCCTGTTTCCTATTGACTTCCCACAGCTTTCTACCTATTAGAGAACCCAGCTTTGGATGATATGTGTTACAGACTCCTTCTCCCCCagtttattgttttgatttttgatttAACCCGTTGGCCTGTTTTCCCAGTTGAAACCCATGATCGTTAGTAGTAGTCTTTCCTTTTATGATTTCTTGGTTCTATGTCACATATGGAAAGGCCTTCCCTGTGCTATGTTTACTTAAACGAATTCTTCCATGGTTTCTACTAGTACTCATATGAATTCCTATATGTTTGAGCTTCTGATGGTGTAGGCTGGAAGGTGTGGCCCGCAGAAGGCTCACTGGGTTTTAACTGAGTCCTCTTTGAGGGTGCCTCACTTCCTGTCTGGGCGACCTTACTGGTCTTGCCTgtaagaagggaagtgaaagagaCAAAAGCGCAAGTCACTGTGGTGGGCGTGGGTGTAGGTGTCAGAGGATGATGTCGTCGGTGTCTCCTTCAGAGCTTAGCTGTGCCTTACCTTCCCCAGCTGTAAAATAGGCAGGCCAGATGCTGGCTCCAGGGTCCCACTATGGGTGTTACCTCCTGCTTTTCCACCATCAGTCCCATTTGTTTCACTGGCCACAGGATCTGTGCACAAGAGGTGTGGGTGGTAGAAGTCTCTAATGTGTATTTGACTGACCGGGGTCATCTGCTCACTGCCATACCCACAGCAAGAGGCAGAGTCCAATCTCCGCAAGGCCAAGCAGGGCTACATGCAGCGCTGCGAGGACCATGACAAGGCCCGCTTCCTGGTGGCCAAGGCGGAGGAGGAGCAAGCCAGCATTGGGCCCGGTGCAGGGGGTGCAGCCTCCAAGACCCTGGATAAGCGTCgtcgcctggaggaggaggccAAGAACAAGGTGAGGGCCGGTGATGGAGGGCAAGGCCCATGGTGACAGATCCTCATGCCCTGTACAGAACTGCCCACCTCTGGTCCCTTGTCCAGGCTCTGCCTCCTGGCAGGAATGCCTTCCCATCCTTTTGTACCTAGTTGATTTCTTTGTGGGACCTGAAGATGCCCTGAGGGCTGAACCCTGGATTAATGCTTCCCTGGGCAACcgcccacctcctgcccccaccccaggcagagGAAGCAATGGCTACATACCGTACATGCGTGGCCGATGCTAAAACACAGAAGCAGGAGCTGGAGGATACCAAGGTGACGGCATTACGGCAGATCCAGGAGGTCATCCGGCAGAGCGACCAGACCATCAAGTCGGTGCGcactggggctcccctggagagCTGGGCGGAGCACCTACCTGTCAGGTGCCATGACCGCTAGCGCTCACCTCCCGCCCATCCACAGGCCACCATCTCCTATTACCAGATGATGCACACGCAGACGGCCCCACTGCCCGTGCACTTCCACATGCTGTATGAGAGCAGCAAGCTGTACGACCCAGGACAGCAGTATGCTTCCCACGTGCGCCAGCTGCAGCGCGGCGAGGAGCCTGATGTGCACTACGACTTCGAGCCCCACGTGCCCGCCAGTGCCTGGTACACTACCTTCTGTGCATGCCCAGGGAGCCAGACTCCCTGCTTGAAATGAAGGCGGGGGCAGGGAGCCCTTGTGACCCCCATCACGGCCCCTCCTTTTGGCTGTTGGTCCTACCAGGTCCCCAGTCCTGCGTACTCGGAAAAGCAGCTTCAATGTCAGTGATGCTGTGGGGGCAGAGGCTGCCAGTAGCCCCCCGGAGGACGGTGGGCCCAGCGAGGGAGAGATTGCCAAGGAGCGCAGGAGTGAGTACCAAGAGGGGGTGGACGTGGCCCCCTTGGAGCCCCCCTCAGACCTTCACTGGGGATACCTCTTTCACAGGTGGGCGGGGCCACCAGGTACACAAGTCGTGGCCCATCTCCATCTCGGATTCAGAGGCCAGTCTGGACCCCAGCCCTGGCTCAGGTGAAGGGGCCTGCTGGGTCAGTGGGAGATGGAACGCTGCGACCCATCCCAGGCTTCAGTGGGCTCATTGTGCAGtgggcagcaggggtgggggtgcagggggaGTCTCTGACACCCTGTTTCCTGCTCAGAGGACTTTAAGAAGTTCGAGCGTATGTCTTCCTGTGGCACCATGTCGTCCAACGAGGAGCTGGCCGACCAGGAGGGCAGTGTAGGGGCGTCAGCCTTTGATCAGGGTGAGGGAGCCTCTGAAggggcagtgggggaaggagggatTTGGAGACTCTCTGTGGGTCTGGCCCTTACCTCCCTTGGTGACACTGACCACCTTCCCCCTTCCCCACCAGCTGACCTCAATGGCATGACTCCAGAGCTGCCTGTGGCCATGCCCAGCGGGCCCTTCCGCCACGTGGGGTTGTCCAAGGCGGCCCGGACCCACCGGCTTCGGAAGCTCCGCACGCCGGCCAAGTGCCGGGAATGCAACAGCTACGTGTACTTCCAGGGCGCTGAGTGTGAGGAGGTGAGTGGTCCCGGTCGGGTCCAGGGGAGCCAGGCACCTGGATGTGCGTCCCATGTGGGGAGAGAGCACCTGCGGTCTGGAGGTGGGGCCAGAGCAGTGGGAGGAGCCCAGGCTGAAGGGTGAAAACCATTTCAGAAGCTGCACTGTGGCGGGGAGtcaggggtggggtagggtggggtgtgtgtgtgtgtgtgtgcgtgtgtgtgtgtgcgcgcgcgtgcatgCACTGAGATGAGGCAGGAGATGTAGCCAGGGGTGTCTGAGCTGGACCTGAGCCAGGAAGGGCTGCTCACACTGCCCACCCCCAGTGCTGCCTGGCCTGCCACAAGAAGTGCCTGGAGACCTTGGCCATCCAGTGCGGCCACAAGAAGCTGCAGGGCCGTCTGCAGCTCTTTGGCCAGGACTTCAGACATGCTGCCCGCAGCACCCCCGACGGCGTGCCCTTCATCATCAAGAAGTGCATCTTTGAGATCGAGCAGCGGGCGCTGCGCACCAAGGTGACCACCGCCACCATAGCGGTGGGGACTCCAGCCAAGGGACTGCACAGGGAGGGAGAGGCATGGGCCCCTGCTAACTGCAGGCTTCCACAGGGCATCTACCGGGTCAATGGGGTGAAGACACGTGTAGAGAAGCTATGCCAGGCCTTCGAGAACGGCAAGGAGCTGGTGGAACTGTCGCAAGCGTCGCCCCACGACATCAGCAATGTCCTCAAACTCTATCTGCGCCAGGTGAGATAGATGGTGACAAGGCAGAGCAATTCCTAGGCTGTACAGGGAGCCTGCTGGGGGCATGACCAGAGCTAGGAAGGGGCGTGGTTGCTAAGCTGGGGCGTGGTCAGTATCTGTACCTAGAGGCGGGGCTGCTGTCAAGGGCGGGGCCAGTGCCGGACTGGCAGTCTGTGGGCCAGGCCTACTGACCCTCCACACCTGACCTGCCACCCTGCAGCTGCCTGAGCCGCTCATTTCTTTCCGCCTCTACCATGAGCTTGTGGGGATGGCCAAAGACAGTCTGAAGGCCGAGGCCGAGGCCAAGGCAGCATCTCGGGGTCGGCCGGATGCCACAGAGAGCGAGGCTGCGGCCATGGCCATGGCAGGCCGGTTGCGGGAACTCCTACGGGACCTGCCTCGGGAGAACTGGGCCACACTGCGGTACCTGATGCGGCACCTTCGCAGGTGAGGGCCGAGTTGGCCAGGGGCAAGGGTGGCGGGGTCCTGGGAGCTGCTCACACCTGCCCCTGCACCCTACAACCCGCCAGGATCGTGGAGGTGGAACAGGACAACAAGATGACACCAGGGAACCTGGGCATTGTGTTTGGGCCCACGCTGCTACGGCCCCGGCCCACTGAGGCCACTGTGTCCCTTTCCTCGCTGGTGGACTACCCCCACCAGGCCTGCATCGTGGAGACCCTCATCGCCCACTTCAGCCTGGTCTTCGAGGAGGAGCCCGAAGAGGCCCCAGGGGGCCAGGTGAGGGCTGCCCACTCTGGACAAGGGATGCAGGGCTCTGAGCATGGTGGGGGCCAGGAACCTTGCTCGCCTATGGGGGGACTAGACAGGGAGCTCTGCTGGGAGATGTTTGGCTTGGACAGGGCTGTCCAGGGCATTCAAGGCACATTTTAAGCAAAGAACTGGGTGAAGTGTGGGTTCAGATCTGTGGATGGAACCTGCACTTGACCAGCCGTCCTGGCCCCTCTGGTTTCCCACTTCTGCCCCCGCTGTAGCCTGTCCTTGTGTCCTGGCTCCCACAcagttcagctgtgtccaacctGCTGCTCTCCTTGGTAGAGGATCTTATTTCCAGGCAGCATTGGGTCCCACACTCAGTCCCCACTGCACATCTTTAACCCCTCATCAGCTGCCTTTAGGGGAGGCAGGCTGTGGAGGGGACATGCCTGGTTGTTGCGTCAGGACAGTGGCTCCAGTGCTGGTGTCCACAGGGACTCAGCCCCCTTTGCATGAGCTCAGCCTGTCCAGACACGGGATGGGGGCTGAGGACCCTCATATGCTCAGCTGCAGCGGGTGTTAATGGTATTTAGGGTTTTTACTTGGTTAACTTATAAGAGAGTAAATGGAACGTGGCATGGCCAGAACCGTGGTGCTTCCCTGacctttcttctgcttctgcaGGATGGGGTATCCAGCCAGCGACCTGAGGTGGTGGTCCAGGCACCGTACCTGGGGGGCAGCGGGGGTGCGGCCTTTCCCttgacagaggaggctgaggaTGGGGGCCTTGGTGAGTGGGGTGGCCCTGGAGGTGCTGGGCAGATGGTGGGTGATGTAGTGGGTCCATGGCAAGGGCTGCAGACTGAACTGTTTCCCCGGACACAAGTGTCACCTGTCTTTAATCCGTTATAAACCCTTGCAAAGAGATACCCTTTCAAGGTGTTTTGCCAGGTCCAAGAAACAGGCACccagaaatggaaacaaccccAAGTGTCTGAGACCCTGCACCTGATTTGAGAGGGTTCTGAGCAGGGAGACAGGCCTGCTGGGGGGGTAGGGGAGCCTCTTGGTGTCACCAGAGGTGGATGCTCAGTGGTTCCACCCCCAGCTCACAGGCTGTCCATCTGTCCCTCTGTATCTCTGTCCCTTTCCCTTGGACTTTTCAGAACCCCACGTCGCCTCCAACGACTCCGACTCAGAGCTGGAGGAGGCCTCAGACCTGCAGTCCCCAGCAGGTGGGGCTGCACTGCACCGGCTCAGTTTTCTGGAGAGGCAGGGCGGCGACGCAGGCACAGAGGGCAGTCAGGGCAGCCGCAGCGGCAGCGAAGAGCAGCTGGGCGCCACAGCCGGGGAGTacgggcctggggcctgggaggcCCCTGGGGAGGAGTCAGCCCAGAGGCTCTCCGAGTACAACACCAACCAGTGCAACAACACCAGCCAGTGCATCACCACCAGCCAGTACAACGCCACCAACTGGTGCAACAATGTGGCTGCAGCTTGGCTGCCAGCTGTGAGGCTGCGTGGTGGGCGGCTGGTAGGGGGCAACAGCTGCAAGAGGCAGCCGGAGTTTGTGTAGCTGGGGTAGCGGGCAGGTCCTGCCCCTGTGGACACGTCACAGAGGCCTCTCCTTCCGGCCACAGCCGCCAGGGCATTACTGATCCGCCTTCCCAGAAGCTTCTGCCTGTGCTACTCTGCATACCCGCTCTCAGACTTGCTGTGATGGAGGACCCTGCCCACCCTGAGCCAGGCCGAAGAGGTCACAGGGCACCTGGGAGGAGGGCTGGA is a genomic window of Ovis canadensis isolate MfBH-ARS-UI-01 breed Bighorn chromosome 5, ARS-UI_OviCan_v2, whole genome shotgun sequence containing:
- the ARHGAP45 gene encoding rho GTPase-activating protein 45 isoform X3; the encoded protein is MFSRKKRELMKTPSISKKNRAGSPCPQPSGELPRRDGADAVSLGPGLEPPSVASNAKATGTLKRPTSLSRHASAAGFPLSGTSTWTLGRSHRSPLSAASLAEAPIQGPCPDTVEDISHLLADVARFAEGLEKLKECVLHDELLEARRPLAHECLGEALRVMRQVISKYPLLNTVETLTAAGTLIAKVKAFHYECNNESDKQEFEKALETIAVSFSSTVSEFLMGEVDSSILLSVPPGDPGQSMENLYGQGSESAPPSGEECDAGCLSPEDVDTLLQRCEGGVDAALQYAKNMAKYMKDLIGYLEKRSALEMDFAKGLQKIVQNCRQSVMQEPHMPLLSIYSLALEQDLEFGHGLVQAVGTLLTQTFMQPLNLRRLEHEKRRKEIKESWHRAQRKLQEAESNLRKAKQGYMQRCEDHDKARFLVAKAEEEQASIGPGAGGAASKTLDKRRRLEEEAKNKAEEAMATYRTCVADAKTQKQELEDTKVTALRQIQEVIRQSDQTIKSATISYYQMMHTQTAPLPVHFHMLYESSKLYDPGQQYASHVRQLQRGEEPDVHYDFEPHVPASAWSPVLRTRKSSFNVSDAVGAEAASSPPEDGGPSEGEIAKERRSGRGHQVHKSWPISISDSEASLDPSPGSEDFKKFERMSSCGTMSSNEELADQEGSVGASAFDQADLNGMTPELPVAMPSGPFRHVGLSKAARTHRLRKLRTPAKCRECNSYVYFQGAECEECCLACHKKCLETLAIQCGHKKLQGRLQLFGQDFRHAARSTPDGVPFIIKKCIFEIEQRALRTKGIYRVNGVKTRVEKLCQAFENGKELVELSQASPHDISNVLKLYLRQLPEPLISFRLYHELVGMAKDSLKAEAEAKAASRGRPDATESEAAAMAMAGRLRELLRDLPRENWATLRYLMRHLRRIVEVEQDNKMTPGNLGIVFGPTLLRPRPTEATVSLSSLVDYPHQACIVETLIAHFSLVFEEEPEEAPGGQDGVSSQRPEVVVQAPYLGGSGGAAFPLTEEAEDGGLEPHVASNDSDSELEEASDLQSPAGGAALHRLSFLERQGGDAGTEGSQGSRSGSEEQLGATAGEYGPGAWEAPGEESAQRLSEYNTNQCNNTSQCITTSQYNATNWCNNVAAAWLPAVRLRGGRLVGGNSCKRQPEFV
- the ARHGAP45 gene encoding rho GTPase-activating protein 45 isoform X1; protein product: MSGGQRILKGLLGWVSGWTRAWRTGFAVRCCGLHALCPGDPPLPPEELPRRDGADAVSLGPGLEPPSVASNAKATGTLKRPTSLSRHASAAGFPLSGTSTWTLGRSHRSPLSAASLAEAPIQGPCPDTVEDISHLLADVARFAEGLEKLKECVLHDELLEARRPLAHECLGEALRVMRQVISKYPLLNTVETLTAAGTLIAKVKAFHYECNNESDKQEFEKALETIAVSFSSTVSEFLMGEVDSSILLSVPPGDPGQSMENLYGQGSESAPPSGEECDAGCLSPEDVDTLLQRCEGGVDAALQYAKNMAKYMKDLIGYLEKRSALEMDFAKGLQKIVQNCRQSVMQEPHMPLLSIYSLALEQDLEFGHGLVQAVGTLLTQTFMQPLNLRRLEHEKRRKEIKESWHRAQRKLQEAESNLRKAKQGYMQRCEDHDKARFLVAKAEEEQASIGPGAGGAASKTLDKRRRLEEEAKNKAEEAMATYRTCVADAKTQKQELEDTKVTALRQIQEVIRQSDQTIKSATISYYQMMHTQTAPLPVHFHMLYESSKLYDPGQQYASHVRQLQRGEEPDVHYDFEPHVPASAWSPVLRTRKSSFNVSDAVGAEAASSPPEDGGPSEGEIAKERRSGRGHQVHKSWPISISDSEASLDPSPGSEDFKKFERMSSCGTMSSNEELADQEGSVGASAFDQADLNGMTPELPVAMPSGPFRHVGLSKAARTHRLRKLRTPAKCRECNSYVYFQGAECEECCLACHKKCLETLAIQCGHKKLQGRLQLFGQDFRHAARSTPDGVPFIIKKCIFEIEQRALRTKGIYRVNGVKTRVEKLCQAFENGKELVELSQASPHDISNVLKLYLRQLPEPLISFRLYHELVGMAKDSLKAEAEAKAASRGRPDATESEAAAMAMAGRLRELLRDLPRENWATLRYLMRHLRRIVEVEQDNKMTPGNLGIVFGPTLLRPRPTEATVSLSSLVDYPHQACIVETLIAHFSLVFEEEPEEAPGGQDGVSSQRPEVVVQAPYLGGSGGAAFPLTEEAEDGGLEPHVASNDSDSELEEASDLQSPAGGAALHRLSFLERQGGDAGTEGSQGSRSGSEEQLGATAGEYGPGAWEAPGEESAQRLSEYNTNQCNNTSQCITTSQYNATNWCNNVAAAWLPAVRLRGGRLVGGNSCKRQPEFV
- the ARHGAP45 gene encoding rho GTPase-activating protein 45 isoform X2 — protein: MLGQWRGARASYSPHQAGLQGLRRMGWDPRVQLTELPRRDGADAVSLGPGLEPPSVASNAKATGTLKRPTSLSRHASAAGFPLSGTSTWTLGRSHRSPLSAASLAEAPIQGPCPDTVEDISHLLADVARFAEGLEKLKECVLHDELLEARRPLAHECLGEALRVMRQVISKYPLLNTVETLTAAGTLIAKVKAFHYECNNESDKQEFEKALETIAVSFSSTVSEFLMGEVDSSILLSVPPGDPGQSMENLYGQGSESAPPSGEECDAGCLSPEDVDTLLQRCEGGVDAALQYAKNMAKYMKDLIGYLEKRSALEMDFAKGLQKIVQNCRQSVMQEPHMPLLSIYSLALEQDLEFGHGLVQAVGTLLTQTFMQPLNLRRLEHEKRRKEIKESWHRAQRKLQEAESNLRKAKQGYMQRCEDHDKARFLVAKAEEEQASIGPGAGGAASKTLDKRRRLEEEAKNKAEEAMATYRTCVADAKTQKQELEDTKVTALRQIQEVIRQSDQTIKSATISYYQMMHTQTAPLPVHFHMLYESSKLYDPGQQYASHVRQLQRGEEPDVHYDFEPHVPASAWSPVLRTRKSSFNVSDAVGAEAASSPPEDGGPSEGEIAKERRSGRGHQVHKSWPISISDSEASLDPSPGSEDFKKFERMSSCGTMSSNEELADQEGSVGASAFDQADLNGMTPELPVAMPSGPFRHVGLSKAARTHRLRKLRTPAKCRECNSYVYFQGAECEECCLACHKKCLETLAIQCGHKKLQGRLQLFGQDFRHAARSTPDGVPFIIKKCIFEIEQRALRTKGIYRVNGVKTRVEKLCQAFENGKELVELSQASPHDISNVLKLYLRQLPEPLISFRLYHELVGMAKDSLKAEAEAKAASRGRPDATESEAAAMAMAGRLRELLRDLPRENWATLRYLMRHLRRIVEVEQDNKMTPGNLGIVFGPTLLRPRPTEATVSLSSLVDYPHQACIVETLIAHFSLVFEEEPEEAPGGQDGVSSQRPEVVVQAPYLGGSGGAAFPLTEEAEDGGLEPHVASNDSDSELEEASDLQSPAGGAALHRLSFLERQGGDAGTEGSQGSRSGSEEQLGATAGEYGPGAWEAPGEESAQRLSEYNTNQCNNTSQCITTSQYNATNWCNNVAAAWLPAVRLRGGRLVGGNSCKRQPEFV
- the ARHGAP45 gene encoding rho GTPase-activating protein 45 isoform X5; this encodes MRQVISKYPLLNTVETLTAAGTLIAKVKAFHYECNNESDKQEFEKALETIAVSFSSTVSEFLMGEVDSSILLSVPPGDPGQSMENLYGQGSESAPPSGEECDAGCLSPEDVDTLLQRCEGGVDAALQYAKNMAKYMKDLIGYLEKRSALEMDFAKGLQKIVQNCRQSVMQEPHMPLLSIYSLALEQDLEFGHGLVQAVGTLLTQTFMQPLNLRRLEHEKRRKEIKESWHRAQRKLQEAESNLRKAKQGYMQRCEDHDKARFLVAKAEEEQASIGPGAGGAASKTLDKRRRLEEEAKNKAEEAMATYRTCVADAKTQKQELEDTKVTALRQIQEVIRQSDQTIKSATISYYQMMHTQTAPLPVHFHMLYESSKLYDPGQQYASHVRQLQRGEEPDVHYDFEPHVPASAWSPVLRTRKSSFNVSDAVGAEAASSPPEDGGPSEGEIAKERRSGRGHQVHKSWPISISDSEASLDPSPGSEDFKKFERMSSCGTMSSNEELADQEGSVGASAFDQADLNGMTPELPVAMPSGPFRHVGLSKAARTHRLRKLRTPAKCRECNSYVYFQGAECEECCLACHKKCLETLAIQCGHKKLQGRLQLFGQDFRHAARSTPDGVPFIIKKCIFEIEQRALRTKGIYRVNGVKTRVEKLCQAFENGKELVELSQASPHDISNVLKLYLRQLPEPLISFRLYHELVGMAKDSLKAEAEAKAASRGRPDATESEAAAMAMAGRLRELLRDLPRENWATLRYLMRHLRRIVEVEQDNKMTPGNLGIVFGPTLLRPRPTEATVSLSSLVDYPHQACIVETLIAHFSLVFEEEPEEAPGGQDGVSSQRPEVVVQAPYLGGSGGAAFPLTEEAEDGGLEPHVASNDSDSELEEASDLQSPAGGAALHRLSFLERQGGDAGTEGSQGSRSGSEEQLGATAGEYGPGAWEAPGEESAQRLSEYNTNQCNNTSQCITTSQYNATNWCNNVAAAWLPAVRLRGGRLVGGNSCKRQPEFV
- the ARHGAP45 gene encoding rho GTPase-activating protein 45 isoform X4; protein product: MCICGTVHPALDQRPVRCQAGPRELLEARRPLAHECLGEALRVMRQVISKYPLLNTVETLTAAGTLIAKVKAFHYECNNESDKQEFEKALETIAVSFSSTVSEFLMGEVDSSILLSVPPGDPGQSMENLYGQGSESAPPSGEECDAGCLSPEDVDTLLQRCEGGVDAALQYAKNMAKYMKDLIGYLEKRSALEMDFAKGLQKIVQNCRQSVMQEPHMPLLSIYSLALEQDLEFGHGLVQAVGTLLTQTFMQPLNLRRLEHEKRRKEIKESWHRAQRKLQEAESNLRKAKQGYMQRCEDHDKARFLVAKAEEEQASIGPGAGGAASKTLDKRRRLEEEAKNKAEEAMATYRTCVADAKTQKQELEDTKVTALRQIQEVIRQSDQTIKSATISYYQMMHTQTAPLPVHFHMLYESSKLYDPGQQYASHVRQLQRGEEPDVHYDFEPHVPASAWSPVLRTRKSSFNVSDAVGAEAASSPPEDGGPSEGEIAKERRSGRGHQVHKSWPISISDSEASLDPSPGSEDFKKFERMSSCGTMSSNEELADQEGSVGASAFDQADLNGMTPELPVAMPSGPFRHVGLSKAARTHRLRKLRTPAKCRECNSYVYFQGAECEECCLACHKKCLETLAIQCGHKKLQGRLQLFGQDFRHAARSTPDGVPFIIKKCIFEIEQRALRTKGIYRVNGVKTRVEKLCQAFENGKELVELSQASPHDISNVLKLYLRQLPEPLISFRLYHELVGMAKDSLKAEAEAKAASRGRPDATESEAAAMAMAGRLRELLRDLPRENWATLRYLMRHLRRIVEVEQDNKMTPGNLGIVFGPTLLRPRPTEATVSLSSLVDYPHQACIVETLIAHFSLVFEEEPEEAPGGQDGVSSQRPEVVVQAPYLGGSGGAAFPLTEEAEDGGLEPHVASNDSDSELEEASDLQSPAGGAALHRLSFLERQGGDAGTEGSQGSRSGSEEQLGATAGEYGPGAWEAPGEESAQRLSEYNTNQCNNTSQCITTSQYNATNWCNNVAAAWLPAVRLRGGRLVGGNSCKRQPEFV